One Streptomyces sp. ML-6 genomic region harbors:
- a CDS encoding enoyl-CoA hydratase-related protein, with protein MPSSPEDTTESAGSPDPLDSLVLHATDNGVLLITLNRPEAMNALTRDQRERVISLLSEASADPAVRAVVLTATGRGFCAGADLRGTAPTGNRDRVPGDVARTIRLGAQRLIAAVLDCEKPVVAAVNGTAAGLGAHLAFACDLVLAAESARFIEVFVRRGLVPDAGGAYLLPRLIGPQRAKELMFFGDSLPAAEAERLGLVNRVVPDGELAKTARAWARRLADGPTRAIALTKQLVNASLDADRATAFAAEAAAQEINMTTRDANEGVAAFVERRVPEYGGL; from the coding sequence ATGCCGTCCTCCCCCGAAGACACCACCGAGTCCGCCGGATCCCCCGACCCGCTTGACTCATTGGTACTCCACGCCACTGACAACGGCGTCCTCCTGATCACGCTCAACCGCCCCGAAGCGATGAACGCCCTCACCCGTGACCAGCGGGAACGCGTCATCTCGCTGCTTTCCGAGGCGTCCGCCGACCCGGCGGTCCGGGCCGTCGTCCTCACCGCCACCGGCCGCGGCTTCTGCGCGGGCGCCGACCTGCGCGGCACCGCGCCGACCGGGAACCGGGACCGGGTGCCGGGCGACGTGGCCCGTACGATCCGGCTCGGCGCGCAGCGGCTGATCGCGGCGGTGCTGGACTGCGAGAAGCCGGTCGTCGCGGCCGTCAACGGCACCGCGGCCGGGCTCGGCGCCCATCTCGCGTTCGCCTGCGACCTGGTGCTGGCCGCCGAGTCGGCGAGGTTCATCGAGGTGTTCGTGCGCCGCGGCCTGGTACCGGACGCCGGCGGCGCGTATCTGCTGCCCCGGCTGATCGGCCCGCAGCGCGCCAAGGAGCTGATGTTCTTCGGCGATTCGCTGCCGGCGGCGGAGGCGGAACGGCTGGGCCTGGTCAACCGGGTCGTACCGGACGGGGAGTTGGCGAAGACCGCCCGGGCGTGGGCCCGGCGGCTGGCCGACGGCCCGACCCGGGCCATCGCCCTCACCAAGCAGCTCGTCAACGCCTCCCTGGACGCCGACCGCGCGACGGCGTTCGCCGCCGAGGCCGCGGCCCAGGAGATCAACATGACGACCCGGGACGCCAACGAGGGCGTGGCGGCCTTCGTGGAGCGCCGGGTTCCGGAGTACGGGGGGCTCTGA
- a CDS encoding acetate--CoA ligase family protein: protein MLGSTHGTLTTDFRARVVACGEEPHAAVHSTTAAAAEGVLDVSGRPLHAAVPDLDRFFRPGSVAVVGASDAEGRPNTGITRQLIGWAERVGARLYPVHPTRESVFGRPCSPSVAKLPERVDLAVLLVGDPLPVIEELAQAEVRFAVAFASGFAETGEEGAAAQERLAEAVARSGLRLLGPNTNLNAFERFRDDLDGPAIALITQSGHQGRPVFTLQELGVRLSHWAPTGNEADLETADFISYFSQRPEVGAIACYVEGLKDGRSFLLAADRAARAGVPVVAVKVGRTEAGARTAASHTGKLTGADQVVDAAMRQFGVIRVDGLDELQDTSALLARARRPQAEGVVVYSISGGTGAHFADLATGAGLSLPTLSEAKQRELHEWIPGYLNVANPVDNGGHPVGDWRGRKIIDAILADPDVGVLICPITGPFPPMSDRLAQDLVDAAESTDKLVCVVWGSPVGTEEAYRTTLLGSSRVATFRTFGNCITAVRAYLEHHRFVTSYRSPFDEAPRTPSPSFRKAQALMRPGRQLSEHAAKQLLRAYGIRVPREQLVTSAAASVRAAALVGYPVVMKASGARLAHKTELGLVKVGLTSASQVRDAYRELTDIARFENIELDGILVCQMVERGVEMMVGVTHDALFGPTVTVGLGGVLVEVLHDTAVRVPPFGEDQARSMPAELRGRALLEGVRGGPPADVDALVEVVLRVQRMALELGDDLAELDINPLMVLGRGQGAVALDALAVCR from the coding sequence ATGCTTGGATCGACTCACGGCACCCTCACCACCGACTTCCGCGCCCGGGTGGTGGCCTGTGGCGAGGAACCACATGCTGCTGTCCACAGCACGACGGCCGCCGCCGCGGAGGGCGTCCTCGACGTCAGCGGCCGGCCGTTGCACGCGGCCGTGCCGGACCTGGACCGGTTCTTCCGGCCCGGGTCCGTGGCCGTCGTCGGCGCGTCCGACGCCGAGGGGCGGCCCAACACCGGAATCACCCGGCAGCTGATCGGCTGGGCCGAGCGGGTCGGGGCGCGGCTGTATCCCGTGCACCCCACGCGGGAGTCCGTGTTCGGGCGGCCCTGTTCTCCTTCCGTCGCGAAGCTGCCGGAACGGGTCGATCTGGCGGTGCTGCTGGTCGGTGACCCGCTCCCGGTGATCGAGGAACTCGCGCAGGCCGAGGTGCGGTTCGCCGTCGCCTTCGCCTCCGGGTTCGCCGAGACCGGCGAGGAGGGCGCCGCCGCCCAGGAGCGGCTGGCCGAGGCGGTGGCCCGGTCCGGGCTGCGGCTGCTCGGGCCGAACACCAACCTCAACGCCTTCGAGCGGTTCCGGGACGACCTCGACGGACCGGCGATCGCACTGATCACCCAGTCCGGCCACCAGGGCCGCCCCGTCTTCACCCTCCAGGAGCTGGGCGTGCGGCTCTCGCACTGGGCGCCCACGGGCAACGAGGCGGATCTGGAGACCGCCGACTTCATCTCGTACTTCTCGCAGCGCCCCGAGGTCGGGGCCATCGCCTGTTACGTGGAGGGGCTCAAGGACGGGCGCTCCTTCCTGCTGGCCGCGGACCGGGCGGCACGGGCCGGGGTCCCGGTCGTGGCGGTCAAGGTGGGGCGTACGGAGGCGGGGGCCAGGACCGCCGCGTCACACACCGGCAAGCTGACCGGCGCCGACCAGGTGGTGGACGCGGCGATGCGGCAGTTCGGCGTGATCCGGGTGGACGGGCTCGACGAGCTCCAGGACACCTCGGCCCTGCTCGCCCGGGCGCGCAGGCCGCAGGCCGAGGGGGTCGTGGTGTATTCGATCTCGGGCGGCACGGGCGCGCACTTCGCGGACCTGGCGACCGGGGCCGGGCTGAGCCTGCCCACCCTGTCCGAGGCCAAGCAGCGCGAGCTGCACGAGTGGATCCCCGGCTACCTGAACGTGGCGAACCCGGTCGACAACGGCGGCCACCCGGTGGGCGACTGGCGCGGCCGGAAGATCATCGACGCGATCCTCGCCGACCCCGATGTCGGGGTGCTGATCTGTCCGATCACCGGCCCCTTCCCGCCGATGAGCGACCGGCTCGCGCAGGACCTGGTGGATGCCGCGGAGAGCACGGACAAACTCGTGTGCGTGGTGTGGGGGTCGCCCGTCGGCACGGAGGAGGCGTACCGCACGACGCTGCTCGGCTCCTCCCGCGTCGCCACCTTCCGCACCTTCGGCAACTGCATCACCGCCGTGCGGGCCTATCTGGAGCACCACCGCTTCGTAACCTCCTACCGGTCCCCCTTCGACGAGGCGCCCCGCACGCCCTCGCCCTCGTTCCGCAAGGCGCAGGCGCTGATGCGGCCGGGCCGCCAGCTGAGCGAGCACGCGGCGAAGCAGCTGTTGCGGGCGTACGGGATACGGGTGCCGCGCGAGCAGTTGGTGACCAGCGCCGCGGCGTCCGTCCGGGCCGCGGCACTGGTCGGCTACCCGGTCGTCATGAAGGCGTCCGGCGCCCGGCTCGCCCACAAGACCGAGCTGGGCCTGGTCAAGGTCGGGCTCACCTCCGCGAGCCAGGTCCGCGACGCGTACCGCGAACTGACCGACATCGCGCGCTTCGAGAACATCGAGCTGGACGGAATCCTGGTCTGCCAGATGGTCGAGCGGGGCGTCGAGATGATGGTCGGCGTCACGCACGACGCGCTCTTCGGGCCGACGGTGACGGTCGGGCTCGGCGGCGTACTGGTCGAGGTGCTGCACGACACGGCGGTGCGGGTGCCGCCGTTCGGCGAGGACCAGGCGCGGTCGATGCCGGCCGAACTGCGCGGCCGGGCCCTGCTGGAGGGCGTGCGCGGCGGACCCCCGGCGGATGTGGACGCGCTCGTCGAGGTCGTGCTGCGGGTGCAGCGGATGGCGCTGGAGCTGGGCGACGACCTCGCCGAGCTGGACATCAACCCGCTGATGGTGCTGGGGCGCGGTCAGGGCGCGGTGGCGCTGGACGCGCTCGCCGTCTGCCGCTGA
- a CDS encoding SMI1/KNR4 family protein, producing the protein MATLPEITALLGEPRFNWTDPAPWTALEQELGATFPADFREIVDAYGSVQVNDQLYLAHPAGHLLHSLGKNIRDDLELWRDEDMVEFLPSPVGSKPGELIPVATATTGEAVFLRIPDGPSAPWRVVVQEFDSPAWTRYEMTFGEWLLAYLKGRDVTLCSRNFAPDGPFYEFLP; encoded by the coding sequence ATGGCAACGCTTCCGGAGATCACCGCCCTGCTGGGCGAGCCCCGCTTCAACTGGACCGACCCGGCCCCGTGGACCGCGCTGGAGCAGGAACTCGGGGCCACGTTCCCTGCGGACTTCCGCGAGATCGTGGACGCCTACGGTTCGGTCCAGGTCAACGACCAGCTGTATCTGGCGCACCCCGCCGGTCATCTCCTGCACAGCCTGGGGAAGAACATCAGGGACGACCTGGAGCTCTGGCGCGACGAGGACATGGTGGAGTTCCTGCCGAGTCCGGTGGGGTCAAAGCCCGGGGAGCTGATACCGGTGGCGACGGCCACGACCGGCGAGGCGGTCTTCCTCCGGATTCCCGACGGGCCCTCGGCACCCTGGCGCGTGGTGGTCCAGGAGTTCGACAGCCCGGCCTGGACCCGCTACGAGATGACGTTCGGCGAGTGGCTGCTGGCCTACCTCAAGGGCCGGGACGTGACGCTGTGTTCCCGCAACTTCGCGCCCGACGGGCCGTTCTACGAGTTCCTGCCCTGA
- a CDS encoding PQQ-binding-like beta-propeller repeat protein, producing MFDGLEPEDPRQVGRYRIVARIGAGGMGQVYLGRSPGGRPVALKVVRPELARDLDFRRRFVREVTAARRVNGAFTAGVVDAEPDGSPAWLATVYVSGVPLGEAVARHGPWRAEHVLALGAGLAEALEAIHAAGVVHRDLKPSNVLLAPDGPRVIDFGISTASEASALTHTGMTIGTPGFMSPEQLTGRSVGPASDVFALGAVLAHTAVGIGPFGTGTPHALHFRAVYEEPDLDALPPKLRRIVAACLAKEPDRRPTVADLLHRLTTSGEEDTAEAAPLLTEPGWMPDEVDRLVRAKAATPLPRNPAPTSTPTPTPAAVPTPTAPDAPAALHGATPEPVRTPAAPATPAATDTSPAAAPALHDALTQSADHAAQSPGDPAPPLSRRGVLLAVTGTAAAAGLAVAVWKTSDRDSGATGSPSALQPSARKPTRTTAPPAPRKPGQKIWACYVGDEVKTKPTVANGVVYFGSNDRNLYALDAATGKERWSLDTGSVLYSTSVVVGDLVYVGTYDNGLYAVDAETGKKRWVFAPGGSECASPVVVDGVVYVGSGDEHFYAVDAVTGKKIWSFRCRKNGSVTEQPVVANGVVYFGSDDNHLYALDAGTGKRRWAFPMLDGVNSAPVVANGLVHISSSRLYAVNAATGKQRWSRTGIKYKMLAGHRSFSAPTVADGVVYAGDSIEYLFALDAATGKKRWAFETENSVFHAAAVADGVVYVGSEDGNLYAVDARTGKKRWAFHTGAGLGASPTVVGDVVYVGSKDRTLYAVRT from the coding sequence GTGTTCGACGGGCTGGAGCCGGAGGACCCGCGGCAGGTGGGGCGGTACCGGATCGTGGCGCGGATCGGCGCGGGCGGCATGGGGCAGGTGTATCTGGGGCGTTCGCCCGGTGGCCGTCCGGTCGCGCTGAAGGTGGTGCGTCCGGAGCTGGCCCGGGACCTGGATTTCCGGCGCCGCTTCGTTCGCGAAGTGACGGCGGCCCGCAGGGTGAACGGGGCTTTCACCGCCGGGGTCGTCGACGCCGAACCCGACGGTTCACCGGCCTGGCTGGCAACCGTCTACGTATCCGGTGTGCCGCTGGGCGAGGCGGTTGCCCGGCACGGGCCGTGGCGGGCCGAGCACGTGCTGGCACTCGGTGCCGGTCTGGCGGAGGCCCTGGAGGCGATCCACGCCGCCGGCGTCGTGCACCGCGATCTGAAACCCTCCAACGTCCTGCTGGCCCCCGACGGTCCCCGAGTGATCGACTTCGGCATTTCGACAGCGAGCGAGGCCAGCGCGCTGACCCACACCGGCATGACGATCGGCACGCCCGGCTTCATGTCCCCGGAACAACTCACCGGCCGGTCCGTCGGGCCCGCCAGCGACGTCTTCGCACTCGGCGCGGTACTCGCCCACACCGCTGTCGGCATCGGCCCGTTCGGCACCGGCACCCCTCACGCCCTGCACTTCCGCGCCGTGTACGAGGAGCCCGACCTCGATGCTCTTCCGCCGAAACTGCGCCGGATCGTGGCGGCCTGCCTGGCCAAGGAGCCCGATCGGCGGCCGACCGTGGCCGACCTGCTGCACCGGCTGACCACCTCGGGCGAGGAGGATACGGCCGAAGCGGCGCCCCTGCTCACGGAGCCCGGCTGGATGCCCGACGAGGTCGACCGGCTGGTACGGGCGAAGGCCGCCACCCCGCTGCCCCGCAACCCTGCCCCGACGTCTACGCCGACGCCGACGCCCGCCGCAGTACCGACCCCGACCGCGCCGGACGCGCCCGCCGCACTGCACGGAGCCACGCCCGAACCGGTGCGGACGCCTGCCGCGCCCGCGACACCCGCCGCAACCGACACTTCCCCGGCCGCCGCCCCGGCCCTGCACGATGCCCTCACCCAGAGCGCCGACCATGCCGCGCAAAGCCCCGGCGACCCGGCTCCGCCCCTCTCCCGGCGCGGCGTCCTGCTCGCCGTGACGGGTACGGCAGCCGCCGCCGGACTCGCCGTCGCGGTCTGGAAGACCTCCGACAGGGATTCCGGGGCCACCGGCTCCCCCTCCGCCCTCCAGCCATCCGCGCGAAAGCCCACCCGTACCACCGCTCCACCGGCTCCCCGCAAGCCGGGCCAGAAAATCTGGGCCTGCTACGTCGGCGACGAGGTGAAGACGAAGCCGACCGTTGCGAACGGCGTCGTCTACTTCGGCAGCAACGACCGTAACCTGTACGCGCTGGACGCTGCCACGGGCAAGGAGCGCTGGTCTCTCGACACCGGCAGCGTGCTCTACTCGACGTCCGTCGTCGTGGGCGATCTTGTCTATGTGGGCACTTACGACAACGGCTTGTACGCGGTGGACGCCGAAACCGGCAAGAAACGCTGGGTCTTCGCCCCCGGCGGATCGGAATGTGCGTCACCGGTCGTGGTCGACGGCGTCGTCTACGTCGGAAGCGGTGACGAGCACTTCTACGCGGTGGACGCGGTGACGGGCAAAAAGATATGGAGCTTTCGCTGTCGCAAGAACGGCTCGGTGACGGAGCAGCCGGTCGTGGCGAACGGTGTCGTGTACTTCGGCAGCGACGACAACCATCTCTACGCGCTGGACGCCGGGACGGGAAAACGACGTTGGGCCTTCCCCATGCTCGACGGCGTGAACTCCGCCCCGGTCGTGGCCAACGGCCTGGTCCACATCTCCAGCAGCCGCCTGTACGCGGTGAATGCCGCAACGGGGAAGCAGCGATGGTCCCGCACCGGCATCAAATACAAGATGCTGGCCGGCCACCGTTCTTTCTCGGCGCCGACTGTGGCCGACGGCGTGGTGTACGCCGGCGACAGCATCGAGTACCTGTTCGCGCTGGACGCCGCGACAGGCAAGAAGCGCTGGGCTTTCGAAACCGAGAACAGTGTCTTCCACGCCGCGGCTGTGGCGGACGGGGTGGTCTACGTGGGCAGCGAGGACGGCAACCTGTACGCGGTGGACGCGCGGACAGGGAAGAAGCGCTGGGCCTTCCACACAGGCGCCGGCCTGGGGGCTTCCCCGACAGTGGTGGGCGATGTGGTCTACGTCGGCAGCAAGGACCGCACTCTGTACGCCGTCCGGACATGA
- a CDS encoding VOC family protein, producing MSVELNHTIVHARNNRESAEFFANLLSLEITAEWGPFIAVDLSNGVTLDFATVSVDTITPQHYAFLVSEEEFDAAYEQIGRRGIEHYADPHRKQPGAINHNDGGRGVYFMDPAGHAMELITVPYGGRPS from the coding sequence TTGTCAGTTGAGTTGAACCACACGATCGTCCACGCCCGGAACAACCGGGAGTCCGCAGAATTCTTCGCGAATCTGCTCAGCCTTGAGATCACCGCGGAGTGGGGTCCGTTCATCGCGGTCGACCTGAGCAATGGCGTCACACTGGACTTCGCCACTGTCTCCGTGGACACCATCACCCCCCAGCACTACGCCTTCCTGGTCTCCGAGGAGGAGTTCGACGCGGCGTACGAGCAGATCGGCCGACGCGGCATCGAGCACTACGCCGACCCCCATCGGAAGCAGCCCGGCGCGATCAACCACAACGACGGTGGTCGCGGCGTGTACTTCATGGATCCGGCGGGCCACGCCATGGAACTCATCACCGTTCCGTACGGTGGCCGGCCCTCGTAA
- a CDS encoding GNAT family protein, with the protein MFTCPLGDDAALIPRTAAIAEAHQALLMANYERLAQGDPDFDIENPTTLEETRSRLERQGRAWVEGTQLPLDIAVRAGRDWQLVGAVTLNCDLAMKTGEIGYWIDAAFEGRGLVTRSATEVLDQAFGPMGLDRVELRTGTDNVRSRSVARRLGFTEEGLLREAVIFPNGERDDDVIHGLLAREWLKSRAQEAPSQL; encoded by the coding sequence ATGTTCACGTGTCCGCTCGGCGACGACGCGGCGCTGATTCCGCGAACGGCCGCGATCGCGGAGGCCCACCAGGCCCTGTTGATGGCCAACTACGAGCGCCTCGCGCAGGGGGACCCGGACTTCGACATCGAGAACCCGACGACGCTCGAAGAGACGCGCTCGCGCCTGGAGCGCCAAGGCCGTGCATGGGTGGAGGGAACGCAGCTCCCCCTCGACATCGCGGTGCGGGCGGGCCGGGACTGGCAACTGGTCGGGGCGGTCACCCTGAACTGCGACCTGGCCATGAAGACCGGCGAGATCGGCTATTGGATCGACGCCGCGTTCGAAGGCCGGGGACTGGTCACCAGATCCGCCACGGAGGTCCTGGACCAGGCGTTCGGCCCCATGGGCCTGGACCGTGTCGAACTGCGGACCGGCACCGACAACGTGCGCAGCCGCAGCGTGGCCCGCCGCCTGGGATTCACCGAGGAGGGCTTGCTGCGCGAAGCGGTGATCTTCCCCAACGGAGAACGCGACGACGACGTCATCCACGGCCTCCTCGCGCGCGAGTGGCTCAAGTCCCGTGCGCAGGAAGCTCCGTCGCAGCTGTAA
- a CDS encoding helix-turn-helix transcriptional regulator has product MVNRKQLDPEASPEAAYGARMRRLREGRGWSQEGLSGRVGCSSQHISAVETARKSPTLPFSSKLDVAFGTSGSADSFEREWREIRHGVLLEGFPEYVGYEGRAVEIRLFQIGIIPGLLQTLDYARALANGDVWRGSITPEQADERVSFLAQRQVELARARPPMVIVVMDESCIRRPVGGPAVMNAQIQKLIEFAALPNTVLQVAPFDIGERRPFNLPVNLLTLPDRSMVSYAESHSQGHVDRESTSVLPLLTAYHQLQAESLSQAASVAMIKQV; this is encoded by the coding sequence ATGGTCAATCGCAAGCAGTTGGACCCCGAAGCAAGCCCGGAAGCGGCCTACGGGGCTCGTATGCGCAGGTTGAGGGAAGGTCGTGGCTGGAGCCAGGAGGGCCTGTCCGGACGGGTGGGCTGTTCCAGCCAGCATATTTCGGCCGTTGAAACTGCTCGGAAGTCACCAACCCTTCCGTTCTCGTCCAAGCTCGATGTCGCCTTCGGCACTTCTGGTTCTGCTGACTCGTTCGAGCGGGAATGGCGCGAGATTCGGCACGGGGTGCTGTTGGAGGGCTTCCCGGAGTACGTCGGGTACGAGGGGCGAGCGGTGGAGATCAGGCTGTTCCAGATCGGGATCATTCCCGGGCTGTTGCAGACCTTGGATTACGCAAGGGCGTTGGCGAACGGCGATGTGTGGCGCGGCTCGATTACGCCCGAACAGGCAGATGAGCGCGTCTCGTTCCTGGCCCAGCGACAGGTTGAGTTGGCGCGAGCCCGGCCGCCGATGGTGATCGTTGTGATGGACGAGAGCTGTATCCGCCGCCCGGTCGGCGGCCCCGCAGTCATGAACGCCCAGATCCAAAAGCTGATCGAGTTCGCTGCGCTCCCCAACACCGTTCTCCAGGTGGCACCTTTCGACATAGGGGAGCGTCGCCCCTTCAACCTGCCGGTCAACTTGCTCACGCTTCCGGACCGGTCCATGGTCTCGTACGCCGAATCCCACTCGCAGGGGCATGTGGACCGTGAGAGCACTTCCGTTCTGCCCCTGCTGACGGCCTACCATCAACTACAGGCCGAATCGCTGTCCCAAGCGGCATCCGTGGCGATGATCAAGCAGGTATGA
- a CDS encoding DUF397 domain-containing protein produces the protein MTNEPRWFKSSYSSNGGDCVEAAANLVAPFGVVPVRDSKNPNGPVLNTSAASFASFVAGVKAGEFGVV, from the coding sequence GTGACTAATGAGCCCCGCTGGTTCAAGTCTTCGTACAGCTCCAACGGCGGCGACTGCGTCGAGGCCGCTGCCAATCTCGTCGCCCCGTTCGGCGTGGTTCCGGTCCGTGACTCGAAGAATCCGAACGGTCCGGTGCTGAACACTTCTGCCGCTTCGTTCGCGTCCTTCGTGGCAGGCGTCAAGGCCGGAGAGTTCGGCGTCGTCTGA
- the helR gene encoding RNA polymerase recycling motor ATPase HelR gives MNPLATSAFDLPERLAAKADPALTARDEEHFAAIARCLDETIAELSDRLDAERRAPGGAGRQAMDRDTEIHRLSSRLRALRRFGLDLCLGHMVGADGSEPLYVGRLGLTDSTGRRLLIDWRSPAAEPFFGATHANPMGLASRRRYRWTRGRISDYWDEVFTPDAFAGHAALDDQSAFIASLGGNRSERMRDVLGTIQADQDAIIRAGSRRALVVDGGPGTGKTVVALHRSAYLLHSDPRLGHRRGGVLFVGPHEPYLGYVADVLPSLGEEGVQTCTLRDLVAEGAAATAETDPDVARLKSSARLVRAVEAAVRFYEEPPARGMTVTTHWSDIELTAEDWAVAFEAADPGTPHNEAREQVWEELLTILRDKHDGDAPDQLLRRSLTRNRELLTAFNRAWPLLEAADVVGDLWTVPAYLRRCAPWLGPDEVRLLQRADVRAWTVSDLPFLDAARQRIGDPEAARRKRRHKASVAAEREQMAKVVDSLIAADPDGEGVMTMLHGQDMKDTLVDGSEVSGTEPDLLAGPFAHVVVDEAQELTDAEWQMLLLRCPSRSFTVVGDRAQARHGFTESWQERLERVGIDRIDLASLSINYRTPEEIMTEAEPVIRAALPDANVPTSIRASGIPVAYGPVSELGPVLDAWLAAHDEGTACVIGDAAFRATFRATPRVRSLTPELSKGLEFDLVVLVDPESFGKGGKGIEGAVDRYVAMTRATRQLVVLTSS, from the coding sequence GTGAACCCCCTCGCCACCAGTGCTTTCGACCTTCCCGAGCGTCTCGCGGCCAAGGCCGACCCGGCGCTGACCGCCCGCGACGAGGAACACTTCGCGGCCATCGCGCGGTGTCTCGACGAGACGATCGCCGAGCTGTCCGACCGGCTCGACGCCGAGCGCCGGGCGCCCGGCGGTGCGGGGCGGCAGGCGATGGACCGGGACACGGAGATCCACCGGCTGTCCTCCCGGCTGCGCGCGCTGCGCCGTTTCGGCCTGGACCTGTGCCTGGGGCACATGGTCGGCGCGGACGGTTCCGAGCCCCTGTACGTGGGGCGGCTCGGCCTCACCGACAGCACGGGGCGCCGGCTGCTGATCGACTGGCGTTCCCCCGCCGCCGAGCCGTTCTTCGGGGCCACCCACGCCAACCCGATGGGCCTGGCGAGCCGCCGCAGGTACCGCTGGACCCGGGGCAGGATCAGCGACTACTGGGACGAGGTGTTCACCCCGGACGCGTTCGCCGGGCACGCCGCGCTCGACGACCAGTCCGCCTTCATCGCCAGTCTCGGCGGCAATCGTTCGGAGCGGATGCGGGACGTGCTCGGCACCATCCAGGCCGACCAGGACGCCATCATCCGGGCGGGGTCCCGCAGGGCCCTCGTCGTCGACGGCGGGCCGGGTACGGGCAAGACCGTCGTCGCCCTGCACCGTTCCGCCTACCTCCTGCACTCCGACCCCCGCCTCGGGCACCGGCGGGGCGGGGTGCTGTTCGTCGGCCCGCACGAGCCCTACCTGGGGTACGTCGCCGACGTCCTGCCCAGCCTCGGCGAGGAGGGCGTACAGACCTGCACCCTGCGGGACCTCGTCGCCGAGGGGGCCGCGGCGACGGCCGAGACCGACCCGGACGTGGCCCGGCTGAAGTCGTCCGCGCGGCTGGTGCGGGCGGTCGAGGCGGCCGTCCGGTTCTACGAGGAGCCGCCCGCCCGGGGCATGACGGTCACCACCCACTGGTCCGACATCGAGCTGACCGCCGAGGACTGGGCCGTGGCCTTCGAGGCGGCGGACCCCGGCACTCCGCACAACGAGGCGCGCGAGCAGGTCTGGGAGGAACTGCTCACGATCCTGAGGGACAAGCACGACGGCGACGCCCCGGACCAGCTGCTGCGCAGGTCGCTGACGCGGAACCGGGAACTGCTCACGGCCTTCAACCGCGCGTGGCCGCTGCTGGAGGCGGCCGACGTCGTCGGGGACCTGTGGACGGTCCCCGCGTATCTGCGCAGGTGCGCGCCCTGGCTCGGCCCCGACGAGGTACGGCTGCTGCAGCGGGCGGACGTGCGGGCCTGGACGGTGTCCGACCTGCCGTTCCTGGACGCGGCGCGACAGCGGATCGGCGACCCGGAGGCGGCCCGGCGCAAGCGGCGGCACAAGGCGTCCGTGGCCGCCGAGCGCGAGCAGATGGCCAAGGTCGTCGATTCCCTGATCGCGGCCGACCCGGACGGGGAGGGCGTGATGACGATGCTGCACGGCCAGGACATGAAGGACACCCTGGTCGACGGGAGCGAGGTGTCCGGAACCGAACCGGACCTGCTCGCCGGACCGTTCGCGCACGTCGTCGTGGACGAGGCCCAGGAACTGACCGACGCGGAGTGGCAGATGCTGCTGCTGCGCTGCCCGTCCCGGAGCTTCACCGTCGTCGGGGACCGCGCCCAGGCCCGGCACGGGTTCACGGAGTCGTGGCAGGAGCGGCTGGAGCGGGTCGGGATCGACCGGATCGACCTGGCCTCCCTGAGCATCAACTACCGGACGCCGGAGGAGATCATGACGGAGGCCGAGCCGGTGATCCGGGCCGCGCTCCCGGACGCCAATGTGCCGACCTCCATCCGCGCCAGTGGCATTCCCGTCGCGTACGGACCGGTTTCGGAGCTGGGCCCGGTCCTCGACGCCTGGCTCGCCGCCCACGACGAGGGCACCGCCTGCGTCATCGGCGATGCCGCGTTCCGGGCGACGTTCCGGGCGACGCCCCGGGTCCGGTCGCTGACCCCGGAGCTTTCCAAGGGGCTCGAATTCGACCTGGTCGTCCTCGTCGACCCGGAGTCGTTCGGCAAGGGCGGCAAGGGCATCGAAGGGGCGGTCGACCGCTACGTGGCGATGACCCGCGCGACCCGGCAGCTCGTCGTCCTCACGAGCTCCTGA